The window AGGGCTTCGTGACGTGGTCGTCCGCGCCCGCCTGCATCGACGTGATCATGTCGCGGATCTCGTTGCGGACCGACAGCATGACGACCGGGATCCCCTGCGTCTCCGGGTGGTTCTTGAGCGTCGCGCAGACCTCCCACCCCGAGATCTCCGGCATCATCACGTCGAGGAGCACGAGATCCGGGCGCTCGCGCGTCGCGATCTCGATCGCCTCGCGGCCGCTCGCCGCCGGCAGTACCGTGTACCGGGCGCTCTCCAGAAGCGTGGCGACGAGCGTCCGGACGTCCTCGTCGTCGTCCGCCACGACGATCCGCCGCACGGCCGGACGGACCGATGCCGCCGCTTCGGCGGTCTCGGTCTCAGAGCGAGAGGACACAGTGCACGTTTTCCCGGCCGAGGCGCTCGCGCCCGTCGAGCGCGCCGATCTCGAGGAAGAAGCTCATTCCGACCAGGCGCGCCCCGGCGCTCCGGATGAGGTCCGCGGCGGCGCGCGCGGTGCCGCCGGTCGCGAGCACGTCGTCGACCAGCAGGCAGGCCTCGCCGGGCCCGACCGCATCGTGATGGATCTCGAGAGCGTCGACGCCATACTCGAGCGTGTAGTCGACTCGGCGCCGCTCGCGCGGGAGCTTCCCGGGCTTGCGCGCGGGGACGAATCCGGCGCCCAGCGCGAGCGCGACGGCGGAGCCGAAGACGAAGCCCCGCGCCTCGATTCCGACGACCTTCCGAACCCCGTCGCCGCGGAACGGGGCGCTCATCTCCTCGATCGCCGCCGCGAAGAGCTCCGGATTCGACCAGAGCGGCGTGATGTCCTTGAAGACGATCCCCGGCGAGGGGAAGTCGGGGACGTCGCAGACCGCAAGCGACCAGCGAGGATCGTTCATGACGGGAGATCCCGCCCGGGATTCGGATTTCGAAATTCGCGATTCGGATTTTCCGCGCCGCGGCTCGTACCAGGCATTCGATCGGCCCCGGCGCGGCGCGGACTCATCGTCGCACCTCGAAGTCGGCGAAGAGCGTCTCCTCGACGTCCGAGGTCTCGAGGCTCTCGATCCGGGAAATCGCCGATCCGCCGCGGAGGACCGACTCGAAGCGCTCGAGGATCTCGGCCTCCGCGGTCGCGACCGCCTCGACCCTCCCGTCCTCGCGGTTGCGCACCCAACCGCGCACGCCGTGCGAGCGCGCGGTGCGGCGCACCCATTCCCGGAATCCGATCCCCTGAACCCGCCCGCTCACGAGGTAGCTTCGGGTCACTCGCCGCGCCCGAAGCGGCCGAGCAGCGGGACGAAGGTCACCTCGTCCTTCTCTTCCTGACCGAAGTGATCGCGGCGTTTCTTGATGACGCGCAGTCGCTGGACCTTCTCGCCCCCGACCGGGACGATCATCCGTCCGCCGACGGCGAGCTGGTCGAGGAGCGGACGCGGGACCTCCGACGCGCCGGCGGCGACGAGGATGCGGTCGTACGGCGCGTTCGCGGCGAACCCGTAGGTCCCGTCGAGCGCCTTGACCGAGACGTTGTCGCACCCGAGCACGCGCAGGAGCGACGACGCCCGGCGCGCGAGATCGCTCACCCGCTCGAGCGTGAAGACCATGCGCGCGAGCCTTCCGAGCACGGCCGCCTGGTATCCCGAGCCGCAGCCGATCTCGAGCACCTTGTGGTGCGGCTCGACGGCGAGGAGCTGGGACATCCTCCCGACGACGTAAGGCTGCGAGATGGTCTGTCCGAAGCCGATCGGCAGAGAATGGTCGCCGTAGGCCTTCCCGGAAACCGCCTCCGGCACGAAGCGGTGCCGCGGG is drawn from Thermoanaerobaculia bacterium and contains these coding sequences:
- a CDS encoding adenine phosphoribosyltransferase → MNDPRWSLAVCDVPDFPSPGIVFKDITPLWSNPELFAAAIEEMSAPFRGDGVRKVVGIEARGFVFGSAVALALGAGFVPARKPGKLPRERRRVDYTLEYGVDALEIHHDAVGPGEACLLVDDVLATGGTARAAADLIRSAGARLVGMSFFLEIGALDGRERLGRENVHCVLSL
- a CDS encoding acylphosphatase, with product MSGRVQGIGFREWVRRTARSHGVRGWVRNREDGRVEAVATAEAEILERFESVLRGGSAISRIESLETSDVEETLFADFEVRR
- a CDS encoding protein-L-isoaspartate(D-aspartate) O-methyltransferase, producing the protein MPASTFKAVPAPDPFEEARLRMVEKLVAGRGVDDERVLAAMREVPRHRFVPEAVSGKAYGDHSLPIGFGQTISQPYVVGRMSQLLAVEPHHKVLEIGCGSGYQAAVLGRLARMVFTLERVSDLARRASSLLRVLGCDNVSVKALDGTYGFAANAPYDRILVAAGASEVPRPLLDQLAVGGRMIVPVGGEKVQRLRVIKKRRDHFGQEEKDEVTFVPLLGRFGRGE